In Akkermansia muciniphila ATCC BAA-835, the genomic stretch GATAAGCCATAGGGTAAAAATATGGTTTTTTAAAGTTTGCCAGAAACAGGGGTCGTGCGCAAGGGAAAGCCGCCCACGGAGCATCCGGAGCAGCGAAGCCCCGTCCCTCCGCACGCGGCAGGATAGGAACCAGACAGACTCTGATTGGGATTGCCCCGCACCCGCGCCCACGTTATCCTGTCCTCATGGTCTACCGAATTTGCAAATCCATCGAACTGGAAAACGGGCATCTCCTGTCCAAACATCCCGGCAATTGCAAATTCCCGCATGGCCATACGCGCTCCGTGGAAATGGTGTTCCGGGCGGAAACGCTGGATGCCAATGACATGGTGTTGGATTTCAAGGCCGTCAAGCAAATGATGGGGGATTTCCTCCAGCAGTTTGACCACTCCCTGTGCGTGAATACGGAGGACCCCAATTACGCTGCCTTCGTGGCCGCATACGGGGAGCGCATCATTCCCTTCGACCGGGAAGACCCCACCAGCGAGGTGATGGCACGCGTCATTTTCAATGTTGCCCGGCACGCGCTGGAAAAAGCCAGGGAGAACCCCGGCGAATATCCCGTGCGGGCCTGTGTTGAGCTGGAACGCGTGCGCGTGTGGGAAACCAGCAGCTCCTGGGCGGAATATGGGGAATAACTGAAACAGCGCGCTTCCCGCCGGGAGGAACGCTCTGCAAAGATTCCCGGCCCCGCGGAAGGCACGGCCGCAATGCAGCCACCCCGGTGTTCATCCCTTAAAAGGGATTCAGGCATATCATGCGCTTCTGCGTCCAGTGCCCGTAGGTGGAAGAATACACATCCGTAATTTCCCGGGCCCATTCGTCAATAGTGCGCTGATGATGGGCGTATTTTTTAAAATCTTTGGTGTCCACGCCCAGCAGGGAGCTGTGGTCTTCCTCATAATCCGCAAATTCGGAGACGATGCGGCCGGACTCATCCCTCAGGCGTCCCGCCATGGCAATGTGCCCTTTCTTGATGAACCGCTTAACCAGCCCTCCCCCCTTGATGCCGCTCAGCGCCGTGACAAAGATGCCGGCCCTGGCATTTGTGGGAGTGATGGAAATGATGGCGAGTTCCAGCGTATAAGCCCCCTTGGTTCCCGGAGGCACCATTTCAAAATGCGGATTTTCGGCAACCTCCTTTTCCATGCTGGTTGCAACGCTCTTCTGGAAGTATTCCGCCAGGCTGCGCAGGGCATCAAACCCTTCCGCAGTATCCGGCCTCACATCCATGTGCACTGTATCCACCGGAACGACGGCCATCAGGACTTTTTTCCCATTCACGCCGTTCACCCGGTCATTCCAGATTTTTTTATCATCGGCATTCCAGTACGCGTCAAAGGGAATATGGGAATCCTTATTTTTTACCTGATGAGTGATAAATCCTGTTTGGGGAACATGTTTGAAATTATTGGAACAAGACACTACCGCCATGCAGCCAAGCAGCACAAGGGCCATCAGGGAAGCCGGGAATAAAAAACGGTGTTTCTTCATATCAAGTAACAGGCAGAATCGTTTTTATCATGGCCCGGCACCAGCTGTCAATAAAACCTGCGGGTGAAAATCCCGGGCTGGGGCTCTCCTGCCGGGCAGAAAGAGCCAAGGCGGGAATTCCTAGTCTTCTTCATCCATGGGGCGGTATTTCACGGCCAGTTTTTCCAGGATTTTCAGGGCCCTGGAGGCACGGCTGCGGAAGGATTTGTAGTCCCGGGGGTCGCAGTCGCTCCAGGCGCGTTCGGACAGGGCCAGGGCGCGCGGCCATGCCATGTATTCCACCAGCCCCATATTGTACAGGTATTCCGTCCAGATGTTAGCCTGAAGGCCGCGCACCCTGGCGGCTTCCTCCGGGGAGAGTTCCGGCAATTCATAGCCGTACACCTGCTTGAGCGGAATAAGGCCCCCGACGGCTTTCGGCTCCGTGGATGCGGCAGACTGGTAATAGTCAAAATAGAAGTGGGAACACGGCGCCAGAATGACGGGATGCCCTTTCCTGGCTGCCGCCGCAGCAAAGCCGTTGCCGCGCCACGCCATAACGAGGATGTGTTTGTCCGCCTCCAGTTCCCCGGCTTCATCCCAGACGATGGCGTCATAACCGTCCTTCCGCACGTAGTCCGCAATCTGCTGCAGGAAATCCCGGCCCAGGGCCTTGAGATCCTTCTCCCTCAGGTTCTTTAAACGGTTCTGGCAATACCGGCATTTTTTCCATGCCTCGGCAGACACCTCGTCATGGCCCAAATGGATAGGGGAGCCGGGCGGAAAAACGGCCTTGAGTTCATCCACTACGTCTTTCACGAAGCGGAGCGTTTCCGGGCGCCCCATGCAGACGGCATCCCGTCCTTTTTTCCCCTCCACGGGAAAATCCACACCGTCGCAAATCAAATCCCCGTAGGCATGCATGGCCGCATAGGAATGGCCGGGAAGGTCTATTTCCGGAACAACGGTAACCTGGCGGCTGCGCGCATAGTCAATAATCTCCTTCATCTGCTCCTGGGTGTAAAAACCGCCATAGGTAGCTTCCGGGTCATGCTCCTGGATGGCGAGTTTCACTTCCTGCCAGTTCCATTCTCCGTCAGCGAGCGGAACGCGCCAGGCGCTCATGGAGGTAAGCAATGGATATTTTTTAATTTCCAGGCGCCAGCCGGGACCGTCCGTCAGGTGCAGGTGGAGGCGGTTAAGCTTGAACAGGGACATGGTGTCAACCATGCGCTTGACTTCCGCCATGGTAAAGAAGTGGCGGGAAACATCCAGCATCAGGCCCCGCCATTCAAAGCGGGGATCATCCCGGAGGGAAAAAACGGGTACGGAAAACCCCTCCCCGGTCCGGTTGGCGCTTAAAATCTGGACCATGCTCTGCCACGCGTAGAAAAGGCCCTGGGGCGCCGCCGCTTTCAGATGCAGGATGCCCCTCCCTTCCACGTCACGCTTCAGGCGGGCCTCATATCCTTCGCCTGTCCCCGAGGGGGTTCCCTCAACCGAACAGACGGCATCCGCAGAGGCTTTGTCACGGGTTATGGAGAGGCCGGACAAAACGCCCTGGGCATTGAGCACATTCAGGAGAGCTTCCACTACAGGAACATCCTTTTCCGGCGCATAGACCGCCAGCCGCAACGGGAGATGCGCCACGGCGGCCCGGTCAGACCTGCATGCGGAAGGCGCGGGGAGCAGCACCTCCTCGGCCGGCAGCATTTCCGCCATGCCGGCGCCCGGTAATCCGGACAGGGCCAGCCATGCTGCCAGACGGAAACAACACCCCTTATTCATCATCCCGGAAGTACGGCCCACCCTGGTCTCTTCTTTCAATGGAAGGAGCTTTCCCTCAGACCCCTGTGTCCCGGAAGGCAAAGGCGCGGCCATATTCAGCCGCGCCTGCCGGATTCCGTCCTTTTTTACATTCACCTGCGTCCGCCAAAAAGGCCACCAAGGCCGCCCCCCAATCCACCCAGGCCCTTCAGGCCGCCCAACCCTCCGCCCATGCCGGGAAGGCCGGGCATCTTGCCCCCCTTCCCTTTCATGGAAGCCATCTGCTTCATCATGGCGCCCATTTTGCCCTTGCCGGACATCATCTTGCGCATTTCGGAAAAATTCTTGATCAGCTTGTTCACCTCCATCAGAGGACGGCCGCAGCCCGCGGCAATACGGCGGCGGCGGGACGGATTCAACAGGTTGGGATTGCTCCTTTCCTTTGCCGTCATGGAGAGCACAATGGCTTCCATGTGCTTCATCCGCTTGGGGTCCAGGGCGCCTTCCGGAAGCTGTTTTTTGATTTTGCCGAAGCCGGGGAGCAGGCCCAGCAGTCCTTCCAGCGGTCCCAGGTTCTGCATCATCTTCATCTGGTCCAGAAAGTCGTTGAAATCAAATTGGCCGGACATCATGCGGTCCATGGATTTGGCAGCCTGCTCTTCGTCAATGCGGGCGGCGGCATGCTCCACCAGCCCGACAATGTCGCCCATGCCCAGAATGCGATCCGCCATGCGGCCGGGGACGAAGGGGCCGAACTGATCCAGCTTTTCCCCCTCACCGGAAAATTTGATGGGCTTGCCCGTTACGGAACGCATGGAAAGAGCCGCGCCCCCGCGGGCATCGCCGTCCAGCTTGGTCAGGACGATGCCCGTCACGTTCACGGCACGGTCAAAGGTCTGGGCCACATTCACGGCCTGCTGTCCCGTGGCGGCATCCGCCACCAGGAGCGTTTCCCTCGGCGAAAGGAAGGCGTGCAGCTGGCGCAGCTCGTCTATCAGGGCTTCATCCACTTCCTGACGGCCCGCCGTGTCAAAAATCATGACGGTTCCGTTCTGGGTCCGGGCCCATTCCAGAGCCTCGCGCGCCACGGCCACCACGTCCCTGCTGCCTGGTGCGGGCTTATAAACGGGCACTCCTATTTGTTCCGCCAGCGTCGCCAGCTGGTCCACGGCGGCGGGACGCACCAGGTCGCAGGCCACCAGCAGGGGGCGGCGCCCCTCGTTCTTCAGGCGGAGGGCCAGCTTCGCGCTGGTCGTGGTCTTGCCGGCGCCGTTCAGCCCCACCACCATGATTCTGGCAGGGTCCGTCAGATCCAGCCCCACGGCGTCCCCGCCCAGCAGGGCGGCGATTTCATCACGGAAAATTTTGACGATTTGCTCTCCGGGCTTGATGGATTTGAGCACTTCCTGCCCCATCGCCCGTTCCTTCACGCGGCCGATGAATTCCCGGGCCACGCCAAACTCCACGTCCGCCTCCAGCAAAGCCAGCCGGATGTCGCGCAGGGCGTCTGCAATATTTTTCTCGGAAATTTTGCCCAGGCCGCGCAGCCTCCGGAACGTGTTATCCAGTTTATCTGCTAAAAGTGAAAACATAATCGTATGATGCGCCAGACTGTGCCACATTTCCCCCTTCCCGTCAACAAGCTCGCCCTGCATGGGACATGATGCTTGACTTGCCGGGGGCTTCGCCCCATCTTTTCCCGCATGGCACCCTTTGACCTGAAAGAGGAAATCTTACGCCTGAAAGAAAAACGCAACGCCATCATTCTGGCGCACAGCTACCAGACCGGGGATATCCAGGACATGGCCGACTACGTGGGCGATTCCCTGGGGCTGGCCTACAAGGCGCAGAATACGGATTGCGACGTGATCGCCTTCTGCGGCGTCCATTTCATGGCGGAAACCGCCAAAATTCTTAATCCGGACAAAACCGTCATCCTTCCGGATGCTGATGCCGGCTGTTCCCTGGAAGCCTCCTGCGATGCCGGGGAACTGGAAGCCTTCTTAAAGGAAAACGCCCATAAGAATTACTATGTAGTGGCGTATGTGAACTGCTCCATCGGCGTCAAGGCTCTGGCGGACGTAATCGTCACCTCCGGGAATGCCGTAAAAATCGTCTCCCAGGCTCCGGAGGACCGCCCCATCCTGTTCGTCCCGGACCAGAATCTGGGTGCATGGGTAAGCCGCCAGCTTGGCCGCCCCCTGGAACTGTGGAACGGGGCCTGCCACGTGCACATGGAGTTCACGCGGGACCAGATTCTTGCCCTGAAAGAAAAACACCCCGGTGTGCCGGTAGTGGCCCATCCGGAATGCACGGAAGCCGTGCGCCTGCTGGCGGACCATATCTGCTCCACGGAAAAAATGATCCCCTATTGCACGGAAAACCCCGCCAAATCTTTCATCATTGTGACGGAATCCGGCATTCTGCACCGTCTCCGCAAGCTGGTGCCGGGAAAAGAATTCATTCCCGCGCCCACGGAGCAATGCTCCTGCAGCACCTGCCCGTACATGAAAATGAACACGCTGGAAAAACTGTACCTGGCCCTTCGGGACCTTTCTCCCGCCGTGGAACTGCCGAAAGACCTGCGCAGAAGGGCGGAAGCCCCGCTGCTGCGCATGCTGGAGCAATCCCAATCCTGACCTCTGCCTTCCCCGCATGATACGCCTTTCAGACCACATCGCGGCCGCTGGCGGCTGGCTCTCCCTGGAAGCTTTCATGCAGCTGGCCCTGCACCACCCGCAGGAAGGGTACTACTCCTCTTCCATTGAAAACATCGGTCAACGCGGGGATTTTTCCACCACCCCCACGCTTTCCCCCATCCTCGCAAAAGCCATTGTCGCGCACTGGAAAGAAGCCTGCTCCCGCTGCGGCAGGCGGCTGCCTCTGCTGGAAATAGGCGCCGGCTCCGGTGCCCTGGCCGTTAAAATCCTGGAGCAGCTGGGATTCTGGAACCGCCTGAATACGGATTACGTGATTGTGGAATCTTCCCCACGTCTGCGCGAATTCCAGCACCTTCTGCTGGGAGGCCGCGCTAAAATTTACTCCACCATGGAAAAAGCGCTGAAACACTGCGGAGGCAAGGCCTTTATTTTCTCCAACGAGCTGGTGGATGCCTTCCCGGCGCGCGTATTTGAATACACGGAACAGGACTGGAAAGAAGTGGGGCTTGTCGTGAAAAACGGAGCCGTCCGGGAAGAACTGCGCCCCGTCCGGCAGCAGCCGCTTTTCTCCCATATGCTGGAATACGGCTCCCAGCCGGGGCAGCGGGTGGAAATTCACGACTCCTACGCGCGCTGGTTTACGAGCTGGCTTCCCCTCTGGAACATGGGCGTCATGACGGTCATCGACTACGGGGATGAAATGGAGCGGCTGTACTATCGCCGCCCCCGGGGTTCCCTGCGCGGGTACAAAAGCCACCAGGTGCTGACGGGGGAGGAACTGTACCGTAACCCCGGCCTCACGGATTTGACCTGTGACGTCAATTTTACGGACCTGCTGGAACTATCCCGCAACTGTCTGGGAGACCGGGTCACTTTCATGACCCAGCGGGACTACCTGCTCCCCCATGCGGAAAACACGCCGCAGGATGCCTTTCTAACGGATGAATACGGTGCCGGAGAACACTTCCACGTACTCATTCAGGAACGCCAGCGGCTGCAACCGGAAGGCACCCAGTAATCCAGGAAACCGTACTTGGAAATGCCGGACGAAACCTAAGCAGGCCCCGTCCGACAGCGACGGCCCCATCTTTCTCCGAGAGAGAAAAACATTGATTACAGGAATTAGACTGATGCCCGGAAGGGATGGCATCCTGTCAAGGGCTCAGCATGAGAGGAAAACATTTTCTAACAAACAGACAACATTGATGTCTATTAAGGGAATGCACTGAGCGTAAGAATTATAATATTATTTTCTCATGGAATAAATTCTCATGTTCTTAAAATAACAGAAATTTTCAAATAAATTCTTATTGACGCTAAATCTGAATAATGCTACTACGAAAATAATAATAGAGGGTTGTTCTCTTCTAATTTCATTATCAATACTAACTCTTAATACCTGATGAATCCCCCTCATCGTTCTGCCGTTCCCGCTTACCGGAAATGGTACTTTGGAGCCGGCGGCAGCGTCGGCAGGCGGGGCATGGAGGCAGCTCCGGAGCCCGATCCGCTACCGTTTGAAGCGATCCGGATCCATGGGGAAAGAACCGTGGGGCCGCCGAGCACGTCGGCGGACGGGCACAGCGCGCACGGGACATTCACCATCCCGGAAGGGGAGGGGGGAAAAAAGCTCTACGGCACCTGCTCGCTCTTCCTTGGGGTGGACGACTGGGGAAGCCTGGAAGTAAAGGACTCCGGCGGCAACGTGGTGGCGCAGGTGGATCTGAAAGAAAACCCGCAGACGGCGGGCGAACAGGGCGGGCACAAATACCACACGGGGACTGGCGGGGCGCAGCTCCCCTCCGGCACCTACAGCTGGGAAGTCAGCCAGACCAACATCGACTACAATCCGGCAAGCGGCAACACCTCCATCTGCAACTACAGCATCGACGTGGTGCCGACGGAACCGGGGGGCAGGAAAGAACCCGAACCGTGTCCCTGCGAGGGAGACACGTGCGACAACAGCGGCGGAACGCCGCCCTCCCCGCCGCAGGCCCGGTCGTGCCCTGAGGCGGGCATGGAAAGCGGCGCCCTGGGAAACTACAGCTCGGCGGGGTGCAGCGTGACGGCGGAAAGCACGGCCACGCTGATGTACTGGTCCTGCAACTTCGGAGCGTTCCGTGGACTTGGGGGCCTTCCGGCCGGAAGGGTGGAACTGAGGGCTGAACAAAACGTCTCCGGCCTGGAAAGCCCCTCCTCGCTGGCCTACAACCATCCCCTGAACAGCCGTCTGGACGTGCCGGAAGGGGGCATTGCGCCGGGAGTGCGGTTCAACCTGGTGCAGGGAGACCGGGTGATTGCCATGCGCTGCTACACGGACGGGTCCGTGCTGCCCATCGGGGTGGACACGTCGGGCGGAGGGCGTGCGGCGCTGGCCACGGTGGAAGGACAATCCTGCCTGCGCTGGGTGGTGGAAGACGGCAGCCAATACCTCTTCTCGGCGGAAACGGGAACGCTCCTCTCCTACACCACCACGGACAGGCAGGTCATCTCCAACGCGTCATCCTATCTGGACGTCAGGCATGCCGGAGACGGCTCGCTGAGGCAAATCTGGAACCTGTGGGACGGCCTGCTCAACGTGGAAAACGTCACCTCCACGGGCTACACCATCGCGCTCTATACCCCTGGGCAAATCACCGGAACGGACGAACAGGGATTTTATACCGTTACGGGCGCTCCCTTGAAAACATTTATTCTTTCCCTGGATGCTGAGGAAAAGTTCACCATCACGGAACAGGCGCCTGCCAGGCAGCCCTACGCCGTCACCTGGTGGAACGACGGCCTGGCGTGGAACATGCGGCAGGGCACGGGGGAAGACGCCCTCACGACCCTCCGCACGCGCACGGAGCTGGAACCGGAAAACTCGGTCTGGCAGCTGGTCACGGAAATCTCCAAAAACGGAATCGTGGCGGCGCGCACCTGCGCCATCTACCAGACCACGGACGTGGGCGACCTGCTGCTCACGCTGGCGGAAGGCTACGGAAGCCCGGAGGAGCAAACCACGCAATACGCCTACGACCAGTGCGGACGGCTCAGAACGGAAACGGCCCCGGGCGGCAGCCAGACTCATTACGCCTATGACCTCTACGGCCGCCTGCTCAGCCGGGACGAACCGTGGGCGGAAAGCGGCAGGCGCATCACGCGCTACACCTACGCCTGTTCGGGAGAAGCCGACTTCAGCAACGAACCCGCCACGGAAACGGCAGACCTGCTTCCGCTGGAAGGACACGTCAAAACGCTGACATCCACCACCTGGAAATACACGACGGCCAACCACATCAAAAGAACGGAACGGCGGGTCACCGGACTGGGCGTGACGGGCACGCGCCTGACGGCGGAGGAACAATGGCTGGCCGGAGCCGCCAACATCCATGCCCGCGGACGCACGCGGTTCAGCCGGGACCTCGACGGCGTGCAAACGTGGCACGACTACGCGGCCACGACGGAGCACGGCGCCCTCTACACGGAAACGGTGGAAACGCGCATCAACGGAGAAGCCGTGCCGGGACAAAGCACGCGCGCCGTCACCTGGATCACG encodes the following:
- a CDS encoding 6-pyruvoyl trahydropterin synthase family protein translates to MVYRICKSIELENGHLLSKHPGNCKFPHGHTRSVEMVFRAETLDANDMVLDFKAVKQMMGDFLQQFDHSLCVNTEDPNYAAFVAAYGERIIPFDREDPTSEVMARVIFNVARHALEKARENPGEYPVRACVELERVRVWETSSSWAEYGE
- a CDS encoding beta-N-acetylhexosaminidase — translated: MKEETRVGRTSGMMNKGCCFRLAAWLALSGLPGAGMAEMLPAEEVLLPAPSACRSDRAAVAHLPLRLAVYAPEKDVPVVEALLNVLNAQGVLSGLSITRDKASADAVCSVEGTPSGTGEGYEARLKRDVEGRGILHLKAAAPQGLFYAWQSMVQILSANRTGEGFSVPVFSLRDDPRFEWRGLMLDVSRHFFTMAEVKRMVDTMSLFKLNRLHLHLTDGPGWRLEIKKYPLLTSMSAWRVPLADGEWNWQEVKLAIQEHDPEATYGGFYTQEQMKEIIDYARSRQVTVVPEIDLPGHSYAAMHAYGDLICDGVDFPVEGKKGRDAVCMGRPETLRFVKDVVDELKAVFPPGSPIHLGHDEVSAEAWKKCRYCQNRLKNLREKDLKALGRDFLQQIADYVRKDGYDAIVWDEAGELEADKHILVMAWRGNGFAAAAARKGHPVILAPCSHFYFDYYQSAASTEPKAVGGLIPLKQVYGYELPELSPEEAARVRGLQANIWTEYLYNMGLVEYMAWPRALALSERAWSDCDPRDYKSFRSRASRALKILEKLAVKYRPMDEED
- a CDS encoding SAM-dependent methyltransferase → MIRLSDHIAAAGGWLSLEAFMQLALHHPQEGYYSSSIENIGQRGDFSTTPTLSPILAKAIVAHWKEACSRCGRRLPLLEIGAGSGALAVKILEQLGFWNRLNTDYVIVESSPRLREFQHLLLGGRAKIYSTMEKALKHCGGKAFIFSNELVDAFPARVFEYTEQDWKEVGLVVKNGAVREELRPVRQQPLFSHMLEYGSQPGQRVEIHDSYARWFTSWLPLWNMGVMTVIDYGDEMERLYYRRPRGSLRGYKSHQVLTGEELYRNPGLTDLTCDVNFTDLLELSRNCLGDRVTFMTQRDYLLPHAENTPQDAFLTDEYGAGEHFHVLIQERQRLQPEGTQ
- a CDS encoding DUF3313 family protein; translated protein: MKKHRFLFPASLMALVLLGCMAVVSCSNNFKHVPQTGFITHQVKNKDSHIPFDAYWNADDKKIWNDRVNGVNGKKVLMAVVPVDTVHMDVRPDTAEGFDALRSLAEYFQKSVATSMEKEVAENPHFEMVPPGTKGAYTLELAIISITPTNARAGIFVTALSGIKGGGLVKRFIKKGHIAMAGRLRDESGRIVSEFADYEEDHSSLLGVDTKDFKKYAHHQRTIDEWAREITDVYSSTYGHWTQKRMICLNPF
- the nadA gene encoding quinolinate synthase NadA, with protein sequence MAPFDLKEEILRLKEKRNAIILAHSYQTGDIQDMADYVGDSLGLAYKAQNTDCDVIAFCGVHFMAETAKILNPDKTVILPDADAGCSLEASCDAGELEAFLKENAHKNYYVVAYVNCSIGVKALADVIVTSGNAVKIVSQAPEDRPILFVPDQNLGAWVSRQLGRPLELWNGACHVHMEFTRDQILALKEKHPGVPVVAHPECTEAVRLLADHICSTEKMIPYCTENPAKSFIIVTESGILHRLRKLVPGKEFIPAPTEQCSCSTCPYMKMNTLEKLYLALRDLSPAVELPKDLRRRAEAPLLRMLEQSQS
- the ffh gene encoding signal recognition particle protein, which codes for MFSLLADKLDNTFRRLRGLGKISEKNIADALRDIRLALLEADVEFGVAREFIGRVKERAMGQEVLKSIKPGEQIVKIFRDEIAALLGGDAVGLDLTDPARIMVVGLNGAGKTTTSAKLALRLKNEGRRPLLVACDLVRPAAVDQLATLAEQIGVPVYKPAPGSRDVVAVAREALEWARTQNGTVMIFDTAGRQEVDEALIDELRQLHAFLSPRETLLVADAATGQQAVNVAQTFDRAVNVTGIVLTKLDGDARGGAALSMRSVTGKPIKFSGEGEKLDQFGPFVPGRMADRILGMGDIVGLVEHAAARIDEEQAAKSMDRMMSGQFDFNDFLDQMKMMQNLGPLEGLLGLLPGFGKIKKQLPEGALDPKRMKHMEAIVLSMTAKERSNPNLLNPSRRRRIAAGCGRPLMEVNKLIKNFSEMRKMMSGKGKMGAMMKQMASMKGKGGKMPGLPGMGGGLGGLKGLGGLGGGLGGLFGGRR